In the Natronobacterium texcoconense genome, one interval contains:
- a CDS encoding DUF2270 domain-containing protein has product MAGDSDFDPESSEQAEIGREMVDQSTGLGSVAAHLYRGEMERTVEWRNRLDTTTNWAVTVMSAIVAYAFSGEVSHAVILAGLMMGTVFLFIEARRFRDYDIWRSRVRVLQENLFANALDPSEGVEHDDWRRELSRDYREPTTKISYRGAFSHRLRRVYLPLMSAMLVGWLFHLWAFDPGEPLLESASLPGIHGTFVFAAVAVYYLALLVLAVPLSAKERGESGEADHGDFE; this is encoded by the coding sequence GGGAGACTCGGATTTCGATCCCGAGAGTTCGGAGCAGGCCGAGATCGGTCGCGAGATGGTCGACCAGAGCACCGGCCTCGGCTCCGTTGCGGCCCACCTCTATCGCGGCGAGATGGAACGGACCGTCGAGTGGCGCAACCGGCTCGACACCACGACCAACTGGGCGGTGACCGTGATGTCGGCGATCGTTGCCTACGCGTTCTCGGGTGAGGTCTCCCACGCCGTGATCCTCGCGGGGCTCATGATGGGCACCGTCTTCCTGTTCATCGAGGCTCGACGGTTCCGGGACTACGATATCTGGCGCTCTCGCGTCCGGGTCCTTCAGGAGAACCTCTTTGCGAACGCGCTCGATCCGTCCGAGGGCGTCGAACACGACGACTGGCGACGGGAGCTCAGCCGAGACTACCGCGAGCCGACGACGAAGATCAGCTATCGCGGGGCGTTCAGCCACCGACTGCGCCGGGTCTACCTACCCTTGATGTCCGCGATGCTCGTCGGCTGGCTCTTTCACCTCTGGGCGTTCGATCCGGGCGAACCGCTGCTCGAGAGCGCGTCGCTGCCGGGGATCCACGGCACCTTCGTCTTCGCCGCCGTCGCGGTGTACTACCTCGCGTTGCTCGTGCTGGCCGTCCCGCTATCGGCGAAAGAGCGTGGGGAGTCGGGCGAGGCAGATCACGGGGACTTCGAGTGA
- a CDS encoding ribonuclease P protein component 4, whose amino-acid sequence MRIAAERIERLHDLARAAAMEDDQERARYYVRLARRVAERNRLTLPRKFRRFTCDDCDAYLRPGRNARVRLQDGHVVITCDCGSQARYPYEGDDERET is encoded by the coding sequence ATGCGCATCGCCGCCGAACGGATCGAACGGCTTCACGACCTCGCGAGAGCGGCGGCGATGGAAGACGATCAGGAGCGCGCACGATACTACGTCCGACTCGCACGCCGAGTTGCCGAACGGAACCGGCTCACCCTCCCCCGGAAGTTCCGCCGGTTCACCTGCGACGACTGCGACGCCTACCTCCGACCGGGACGGAACGCTCGAGTTCGCCTCCAGGACGGCCACGTCGTGATCACTTGCGATTGCGGGTCGCAGGCGCGATATCCGTACGAGGGGGACGACGAACGCGAAACGTAA
- a CDS encoding DMT family transporter has translation MRSVSLSPNAVESGISTYLFALAPLAAAALWGGLYVVSKWGFDAVPPMTLAFLRVAVGSAALLAIVHVTAPPRQFSRRDLLGFTALGVVVAGSLATQFLGTALTTASQGSLVTVLTPVFTILLGVTVLGERLSGRLVVGIAVATLGTVVVLTGQYDLSDVTGSATAGIGMLLVASATWAAYTVFGKPLIERYSALETATYSCAVAVPVLGALVPLEVAATGTSLWAIEPTPELIVAVLYLGLFGTAAAWYLWYKGMEYVDASVVSAFFFAQPVVGAFFGATLLGESPGSRFVVGGAVMAAGIYLVSTTRSGT, from the coding sequence ATGCGATCCGTCTCACTGTCGCCGAACGCCGTGGAGTCGGGTATCTCGACGTATCTGTTCGCGCTGGCACCGCTTGCGGCCGCCGCGCTCTGGGGTGGCCTCTACGTCGTGAGCAAGTGGGGGTTCGACGCTGTACCGCCGATGACGCTCGCCTTCCTCCGCGTCGCGGTCGGTTCGGCCGCGTTGCTCGCCATCGTTCACGTAACAGCACCGCCTCGGCAGTTCTCCCGGCGAGATCTGCTCGGGTTCACTGCGCTCGGCGTGGTCGTCGCTGGCTCGCTCGCGACGCAGTTTCTCGGGACGGCGCTGACCACCGCCAGCCAGGGATCGCTCGTGACCGTCTTGACGCCCGTGTTCACGATCCTGCTCGGCGTCACCGTCCTCGGCGAACGGCTGTCCGGCCGTCTCGTCGTCGGAATCGCGGTCGCGACCCTCGGAACCGTCGTCGTGCTGACCGGCCAGTACGATCTCTCGGACGTGACCGGTTCGGCAACCGCCGGGATCGGCATGCTGCTGGTCGCGAGCGCGACCTGGGCGGCATACACCGTCTTCGGGAAGCCGCTGATCGAGCGCTACTCCGCACTCGAGACGGCGACTTACTCGTGTGCCGTCGCGGTTCCAGTGCTCGGCGCGCTCGTGCCGCTCGAGGTCGCGGCGACGGGAACGTCGTTGTGGGCGATCGAGCCGACGCCGGAACTGATCGTTGCGGTCCTCTATCTGGGGCTGTTCGGGACCGCCGCGGCGTGGTACCTCTGGTACAAGGGGATGGAGTACGTCGACGCAAGCGTCGTCTCGGCGTTTTTCTTCGCCCAGCCCGTCGTCGGGGCGTTCTTCGGAGCGACGCTGCTCGGCGAGTCGCCGGGATCGCGGTTCGTCGTCGGCGGCGCAGTGATGGCCGCCGGGATCTATCTGGTGTCGACGACGCGAAGTGGCACGTAG
- a CDS encoding LolA family protein — MAYRRVAPLLSILVIITLLAGCSLPAGDSNPSTLEEDPADVFEGAFVHADELESVHGERTTEIVIGNGSDAETRTERVAVYERPYVDYRSEVLESSEPDRVGDVYVSNASTTWWYDPDANAASYFAPEEPFDDDAVRSDRAEQADYQQDLYDLEYEGTETVADRDAHVLAVEAKNETVTEGLSVLVGDTEFVYALETVDPGEELVVHEQRLWIDAEYEFPLKEQLVVEADEENERYVMTERFENVTFNGDVDDETFAFEPPENATVTDLGAD; from the coding sequence ATGGCGTACCGTCGAGTCGCTCCGTTACTCAGTATTCTCGTTATTATCACCCTCCTCGCTGGCTGTTCCCTGCCAGCCGGCGACTCGAACCCGTCGACCCTCGAGGAGGACCCGGCCGACGTGTTCGAGGGCGCGTTCGTCCACGCCGACGAGCTAGAGAGCGTCCACGGCGAACGGACGACCGAAATCGTGATCGGGAACGGGAGCGACGCCGAGACGCGAACCGAACGCGTCGCAGTCTACGAACGGCCGTACGTCGACTACCGCAGCGAGGTCCTCGAGTCGTCCGAACCCGACCGCGTCGGCGACGTCTACGTCTCGAACGCCTCGACGACGTGGTGGTACGATCCCGACGCGAACGCCGCGAGCTACTTCGCGCCCGAGGAGCCGTTCGACGACGACGCGGTCCGGTCGGACCGCGCTGAACAGGCCGACTACCAGCAGGACCTCTACGACCTCGAGTACGAGGGCACCGAGACGGTTGCCGACCGCGACGCCCACGTGCTCGCCGTCGAAGCGAAAAACGAAACGGTCACGGAGGGACTCTCCGTCCTCGTCGGCGACACCGAATTCGTCTACGCTCTCGAGACGGTCGATCCGGGCGAGGAGCTCGTCGTTCACGAACAGCGCCTCTGGATCGACGCGGAGTACGAGTTCCCGCTGAAAGAGCAACTCGTCGTGGAAGCGGACGAGGAGAACGAACGCTACGTCATGACCGAACGGTTCGAGAATGTCACGTTCAACGGTGACGTCGACGACGAAACGTTCGCGTTCGAGCCACCGGAGAACGCGACAGTGACCGACCTCGGTGCCGACTGA
- a CDS encoding helix-turn-helix domain-containing protein, whose product MISLALSVRQCDCPLTEASDEYDVAFVTPHWHYDHDRGDLELRILADAADGSALECGLDVVRSHEETIEFELLAKHGRTGRARLTMGTTDVMRTIVDHDGYLTGPFENVDGSERWQVGFDSDAAAEAALAILERRDDDVELRNRRVLDPETVLEDVHADAIGSTVLERSRELTATERETLRLAIDTGYYDVPRSATLGDLADALEVSDAAVSKTLRRAEGKLLEPTVSAVESVLRREPT is encoded by the coding sequence ATGATCTCGCTCGCCCTGTCGGTCCGACAGTGTGACTGCCCGCTGACCGAAGCCAGCGACGAGTACGACGTGGCCTTCGTGACCCCACACTGGCACTACGACCACGACCGCGGCGACCTCGAGTTGCGGATCCTCGCCGACGCCGCCGACGGATCGGCACTCGAGTGCGGCCTGGACGTCGTCCGAAGTCACGAGGAGACCATCGAGTTCGAGTTACTCGCAAAGCACGGTCGGACGGGCCGTGCACGACTCACGATGGGGACGACCGACGTCATGAGAACGATCGTCGACCACGACGGCTACCTCACGGGGCCGTTCGAGAACGTCGACGGAAGCGAACGGTGGCAGGTCGGATTCGACAGCGACGCGGCTGCCGAAGCAGCGCTCGCTATCCTCGAGCGTCGCGACGACGACGTCGAACTCCGTAATCGACGCGTCCTCGACCCCGAAACCGTCCTCGAGGACGTCCACGCGGATGCGATCGGATCGACCGTCCTCGAACGATCCCGCGAACTTACGGCGACCGAACGCGAGACGCTTCGGCTAGCCATCGACACCGGCTACTACGACGTGCCGCGATCCGCGACGCTCGGCGACCTCGCGGACGCGCTCGAGGTTTCGGACGCAGCCGTCTCGAAGACACTGCGACGGGCCGAAGGGAAACTCCTCGAGCCGACGGTGTCGGCGGTCGAATCGGTACTGCGACGTGAGCCGACGTAG
- a CDS encoding ABC transporter substrate-binding protein, whose protein sequence is MNWTPAPSDESLRRRSVLAAAAGALLPASGCVSRVDTVVEDTGRQLSLTLVTVPTDDDRGAIRIARHLESNLEAVGIDVTLDVRSQAGFLESVLLDHDADLFVDRYPVDVGADPDFLYAALHSRFATQAGRQNPFGFANGTVDRLLEAQRRTDGDERQEYVASLLEEITATKPFEPICRPAEHRLVRAERFDVDDLDGHQLASRLGYLDLEPTDDEQVHALLTDTRPTRNCNPLSVTMRRRGTIVDLLYDSLGVYEDGEIRPWLASSWDVERDGRSTTVRLALRENARFHDGEPVTADDVAFTYRFLADTTPDSPLPSPAPRYCGRVSAVDDLEVHGEFDLSITTEAGAAVTGRVLTVPILPAHVWQERLEARSDDQASAPQGRWNLVTDHVDPVGSGPYRMASRSERESLTLERHEEHFTLRERADEEEETEDDDTDQLAAEIHFDVDPNSASMVERVASGDADVTASPIQAYAATRIPDDDAVSHFEPPSRTFYYLGFNTRRDSLGEDNVQLRRAIARLVDKSWLAETVFRGDAEPIATPVTEEWTPERLAWDGDGEFLGDDGDLDLESARETFADAGFEYDEDDRLVGQY, encoded by the coding sequence ATGAATTGGACCCCCGCCCCCTCCGACGAGTCCCTTCGCCGCCGATCCGTCCTCGCCGCTGCTGCCGGTGCCCTTCTCCCCGCGAGCGGCTGCGTGAGTCGCGTCGATACCGTCGTCGAGGACACCGGCAGACAGCTCTCGTTGACCCTCGTGACGGTCCCGACCGACGACGACCGCGGCGCGATCCGGATCGCTCGCCACCTCGAGTCGAACCTCGAGGCGGTCGGCATCGACGTCACGCTCGACGTCCGGTCCCAGGCCGGATTCCTGGAATCGGTGCTGCTCGATCACGACGCCGACCTCTTCGTCGATCGGTATCCCGTCGACGTCGGCGCCGATCCCGACTTCCTCTATGCGGCCCTCCACTCGCGGTTCGCGACCCAGGCCGGCCGCCAGAACCCGTTCGGGTTCGCGAACGGAACCGTCGACCGGTTGCTCGAGGCCCAGCGCCGGACGGACGGCGACGAGCGCCAGGAGTACGTGGCGTCGCTGCTCGAGGAGATCACAGCGACGAAGCCGTTCGAGCCGATCTGTCGGCCGGCCGAACACCGCCTCGTCCGGGCGGAACGGTTCGACGTCGACGACCTCGACGGCCATCAGCTGGCGTCTCGTCTCGGCTACCTCGACCTCGAGCCGACCGACGACGAGCAAGTACACGCGCTGCTTACTGATACGCGGCCGACGCGGAACTGCAACCCGCTGTCGGTGACGATGCGTCGGCGCGGAACGATCGTCGACCTGCTGTACGACTCACTTGGCGTCTACGAGGACGGCGAAATCCGGCCCTGGCTCGCGTCCTCGTGGGACGTCGAACGGGACGGACGGTCGACGACGGTACGACTCGCTCTCCGCGAGAACGCCAGGTTCCACGACGGAGAGCCGGTGACGGCCGACGACGTCGCATTCACCTATCGGTTTCTCGCGGACACGACGCCGGACTCGCCGCTTCCCTCGCCGGCACCGCGGTACTGTGGTCGCGTTTCGGCGGTCGACGACCTCGAGGTCCACGGCGAGTTCGACCTGTCGATCACGACCGAGGCGGGAGCGGCCGTCACGGGGCGGGTTCTCACCGTCCCCATTCTGCCGGCACACGTCTGGCAGGAGCGACTCGAGGCGCGAAGCGACGACCAGGCGTCGGCTCCACAGGGCCGCTGGAACCTCGTCACCGACCACGTCGATCCCGTCGGGAGTGGCCCGTACCGGATGGCAAGTCGGTCCGAACGGGAGTCGCTCACGCTCGAGCGCCACGAGGAACACTTCACGCTCCGAGAGCGAGCCGATGAGGAAGAAGAGACCGAGGACGACGATACCGATCAGTTGGCAGCAGAGATCCACTTCGACGTCGACCCGAACAGCGCCTCGATGGTCGAACGGGTTGCAAGCGGCGACGCCGACGTAACCGCCTCGCCGATACAGGCGTACGCAGCGACACGAATCCCGGACGACGACGCCGTTTCGCACTTCGAGCCACCGTCTCGGACGTTTTACTACCTCGGGTTCAACACCCGGCGGGACTCCCTCGGCGAGGACAACGTCCAGTTGCGCCGTGCAATCGCACGACTGGTGGACAAGTCCTGGCTCGCCGAGACCGTCTTCCGTGGCGACGCGGAGCCGATCGCGACGCCGGTCACCGAGGAGTGGACGCCAGAGCGGTTGGCGTGGGACGGCGACGGCGAGTTCCTCGGTGACGACGGCGACCTCGATCTCGAGTCGGCGCGGGAGACGTTCGCGGACGCCGGGTTCGAGTACGACGAAGACGACCGACTGGTGGGGCAGTACTGA
- a CDS encoding zinc-ribbon domain-containing protein translates to MGGYCSACGNELSSDSKYCSSCGTPVSGNGKGDNTGDKSQIKKVIKAQFKALNEQNLELYKKTFHPEAGHVDENVKTAKRLFNDYDISFEVKDYEFLEIGDGEAQVRIVQDTRKNDNSNFRDNRVDQIWTFRKSNGNWRFWNSEEVETEYLDGSIGSTSSERSQWNITLGKLVAYPIGLLLLLAGFGAFTDSILGGLLLLSAGALSLPIVRGILRHGSGITFSRWATVAIVLVAAFSGSMLLEPETESAVEIDEPAAEEEEIYFVGENFTEDEITYEVTEVTVDDRLYVGTTRYGTGPDTELVRLRIDMTNEANEEIEVPHSGHGLSTELDFQLVDDQDRTYTVEYQQVTDWDISPGVSEQALFAFEVPDDQEERYLQVGSAKVDLTET, encoded by the coding sequence ATGGGAGGGTATTGTTCTGCGTGTGGTAACGAGTTATCATCTGATTCGAAATACTGTAGCAGTTGTGGTACTCCTGTTTCAGGTAACGGTAAGGGAGACAACACAGGAGACAAAAGTCAGATCAAGAAGGTGATAAAAGCACAGTTCAAAGCGCTGAATGAACAGAATCTAGAACTCTACAAGAAAACGTTTCATCCTGAAGCCGGCCACGTAGACGAAAACGTCAAAACGGCAAAGCGGTTATTCAATGACTATGACATCTCGTTCGAGGTCAAAGACTACGAATTTCTGGAGATAGGGGACGGGGAAGCCCAGGTTCGGATCGTTCAGGATACGCGGAAAAACGACAACTCGAATTTTAGAGATAACCGGGTCGACCAAATCTGGACGTTCCGAAAATCAAACGGGAACTGGCGGTTTTGGAATTCAGAAGAGGTAGAGACGGAATACTTAGACGGTTCGATCGGGTCGACCTCATCCGAACGAAGCCAGTGGAATATCACCCTCGGGAAGCTGGTCGCATATCCTATTGGACTACTCCTACTTCTCGCAGGATTCGGTGCATTCACGGACAGTATTCTTGGAGGGCTTTTACTGCTGAGCGCAGGAGCGCTGTCCCTCCCGATTGTCCGAGGAATATTGAGGCATGGGTCCGGGATTACGTTCAGTCGTTGGGCAACAGTTGCGATCGTGCTTGTTGCAGCGTTTTCCGGATCAATGCTACTCGAACCCGAAACCGAGTCTGCTGTAGAAATTGATGAGCCAGCGGCTGAGGAAGAGGAGATTTACTTCGTGGGAGAAAACTTCACAGAAGATGAAATCACATACGAAGTTACAGAGGTTACAGTAGACGATCGACTGTACGTAGGAACGACTCGATACGGGACTGGCCCCGATACTGAACTTGTGAGGTTGCGAATAGATATGACGAACGAAGCCAATGAGGAAATCGAAGTCCCCCATTCTGGTCACGGCCTGTCTACTGAATTAGATTTCCAACTCGTTGATGACCAGGATCGAACGTATACCGTTGAATATCAGCAAGTAACGGACTGGGATATTTCACCTGGCGTTAGTGAGCAAGCATTATTTGCATTTGAGGTCCCGGACGATCAAGAAGAACGGTATCTTCAGGTTGGCTCTGCAAAGGTTGATCTCACAGAAACGTAG
- a CDS encoding YhbY family RNA-binding protein yields MDRQELQKRAHDLDVTVWVGKSGIESVVDELDDQLTDRDLVKVKFLRAARAGSSTEEKAEDLADRVSAELVETRGHTAVLHR; encoded by the coding sequence ATGGACCGACAGGAACTCCAGAAACGAGCGCACGACCTCGACGTCACCGTCTGGGTCGGCAAGAGCGGTATCGAATCCGTCGTCGACGAACTCGACGACCAGCTAACCGATCGAGACCTGGTGAAGGTCAAATTCCTGCGTGCCGCACGCGCCGGGAGTTCGACCGAGGAGAAGGCCGAGGATCTGGCAGACCGTGTGAGTGCGGAACTCGTCGAAACCCGCGGTCACACCGCCGTGCTGCATCGATGA
- a CDS encoding mechanosensitive ion channel family protein — MIPIPLQAETGEELGPIGNALEPVAGGPLAASLEGAVLFLIAFLVVSAIGRLVVVPLVRRGLETRELDAHARKPLLKLTRFGVVFLAIAIAFGFAGFGNFLVSMAGIAAAGAVVVGLAMQSTIANFVAGVFIFVDEPFRIGDWIEWDEYSGVVEDVSLRVTRVRTFDNELLTVPNAQLTDCVIKNPVDADKLRMRFVFGIGYDDDIDRARQIIVDEAMRHPDIMDDPEPSVRLTELGDSDVGLESRFWIADPSRSDFVRIKGEFVTAVKRRFDEEGIDIPYPVRTLEGALGLETGRSVLESAE, encoded by the coding sequence ATGATCCCGATCCCTCTCCAAGCGGAGACAGGAGAGGAACTCGGCCCGATCGGGAACGCACTCGAACCTGTCGCGGGCGGCCCACTCGCCGCTAGCCTCGAGGGAGCAGTCCTCTTTCTGATCGCGTTTCTCGTCGTCTCCGCGATCGGGCGGCTCGTCGTCGTCCCGCTCGTTCGACGGGGGCTCGAGACCCGCGAACTCGACGCCCACGCACGGAAACCGCTGTTGAAGCTGACCCGGTTCGGCGTCGTCTTCCTGGCGATTGCAATCGCTTTCGGCTTCGCCGGCTTCGGCAACTTCCTCGTCTCGATGGCCGGCATCGCGGCTGCCGGCGCAGTGGTGGTCGGGCTAGCAATGCAGAGTACGATCGCGAACTTCGTCGCCGGCGTGTTCATCTTCGTCGACGAACCGTTCCGGATCGGCGACTGGATCGAGTGGGACGAGTACTCGGGCGTCGTCGAAGACGTCAGTCTCCGGGTCACGCGCGTCCGGACGTTCGACAACGAACTGCTGACAGTCCCCAACGCACAGCTTACCGACTGCGTCATCAAGAACCCCGTCGACGCCGACAAACTCCGGATGCGGTTCGTCTTCGGCATCGGCTACGACGACGACATCGACCGGGCACGCCAGATCATCGTCGACGAAGCGATGCGCCACCCGGACATCATGGACGACCCCGAACCGTCCGTTCGACTCACCGAACTCGGCGACTCCGACGTCGGCCTCGAGTCGAGATTCTGGATCGCAGACCCCTCACGTAGCGATTTCGTCCGGATCAAAGGCGAGTTCGTCACCGCAGTGAAACGGCGGTTCGACGAGGAAGGGATCGACATCCCCTACCCCGTCCGGACGCTCGAGGGTGCTCTCGGACTCGAGACTGGGCGGAGTGTTCTCGAGTCCGCGGAGTAG